The region ATCCGTAAAATGGCGCCGCCTCAAAATAAATATAACGCCGCGCAGCGCATTGCTTATACCGCCATTATTGTGATGGGCATAGGCTCGGTGATAACCGGATTGGCTATTTATAAACCGGTACAGTTTTATTACCTCACCTGGCTTTGCGGTGGTTATCATTTTGCCCGCATCTTGCATTTCGCGCTAACTATTGGTTATGTGCTTTTCTTCGTGATCCATGTGGTACAGGTGATGCTGGCCGGATGGAACAATTTTCGGTCGGTGATTTCCGGATTTGAAGTGCTGAACGAAGATCCTAAACCAGTTATTGAAATTACACCCCCACCTCCAAGTGATGAAAAAAACATTCAGTAAAAAGCAGAAGGCTCCCAAAAAGCCGCTTACCATTGAGCAAAAAATCACGAGACGCAATTTTCTTTCGTTCGGTACTTTTATTGTGGCCGGAAGTGTGGCTTATTGTGGTTGGAAATGGTTATACAATGCACCCGAGGAAACACGGACCGTAACAGCCGGCGCCCGCGCGCCGTTGCGAAGAGCGTTGAATAAAACCGAACTGGCCTTTCGCCGTATTTTTAGCAATAACAACCTGGTTAAAACCTATCCCAAAGAAATGGCGGCCAAAACGGTGCGCCATAACAGCGATATCGGTTCCGAAGGAAAAATAGATGTAGACGCCTGGAAATTACAGGTAAAAAAACATACCGGCGAAGTACTACAGATTTCGCTGGATGATATCAAGGCCCTCCCCAAAACAGATATTGTGTATGATTTTAAATGCGTAGAAGGCTGGGATCAGATATCGCACTGGGGTGGAGTGAAGTTCAGTGATTTTATCAGTCATTTTAAGCTTGATGCCGAAACGCAGTTACAATATGTAGGCTTAGCCACCCCGGATAAGGAATACTA is a window of Mucilaginibacter inviolabilis DNA encoding:
- a CDS encoding molybdopterin-dependent oxidoreductase; translated protein: MKKTFSKKQKAPKKPLTIEQKITRRNFLSFGTFIVAGSVAYCGWKWLYNAPEETRTVTAGARAPLRRALNKTELAFRRIFSNNNLVKTYPKEMAAKTVRHNSDIGSEGKIDVDAWKLQVKKHTGEVLQISLDDIKALPKTDIVYDFKCVEGWDQISHWGGVKFSDFISHFKLDAETQLQYVGLATPDKEYYVGIDMPSAMHPQTLLAYEVNEMPLPPKHGAPLRLIIPVKYGIKNLKRIGTMSFSDTRPPDYWAEQGYDYYSGL